In the Hordeum vulgare subsp. vulgare chromosome 7H, MorexV3_pseudomolecules_assembly, whole genome shotgun sequence genome, one interval contains:
- the LOC123410712 gene encoding uncharacterized protein LOC123410712, translating into MQSPSKLRATSVSTQPPPSGLHCWADLPDDPLHTILALSGSFRDILAFAATCRSWRAAFSSYPSKYTFCSKFPPLLVQLNASVQAADLSSNSGHHDLRTCKVIDPTNKNVPLRCQIPREIYQEMHFAGTSYGQLIFCRGGHCLIVDVFSGAKVSPPRLPFNGDFAREIYFSGTLTAPLPSSDSHLLVSTTTSLFDWPVGSDSWSELELSHAWIEQIVEFNGQFIAMDDCCEIYTLQLSPQLGLQKITTEFVSDLTPSSYEKPWLVVCGDMLLMVSRFSTYISGWSVFVAHHLDMATNPKKWVAVKQLDNCALFVGGDVRSRPFSCLNPERWGGRDKSLYYAGLDSFIVHGVGDEQDPSAGPMIEYNRSWCPNLLPLWVYPSMFYSDSQ; encoded by the coding sequence ATGCAAAGCCCTAGCAAACTGCGTGCCACCTCTGTGTCCACACAACCTCCTCCGTCCGGGCTCCATTGTTGGGCAGACCTCCCAGATGACCCGCTTCACACCATTCTTGCTTTGTCAGGATCCTTCCGTGACATTCTTGCCTTTGCTGCAACATGCCGCTCTTGGCGTGCTGCATTCTCCTCATACCCATCCAAATATACCTTCTGCTCCAAATTCCCGCCTCTCCTCGTTCAATTGAATGCTAGTGTTCAAGCTGCCGACCTGTCTTCTAACAGTGGTCATCACGACCTACGCACATGCAAGGTCATTGATCCGACCAACAAGAACGTCCCCCTTCGCTGCCAGATTCCTAGAGAAATTTATCAGGAGATGCATTTCGCTGGCACTTCCTATGGTCAACTAATTTTTTGCCGTGGTGGACATTGTCTTATTGTTGATGTGTTCAGCGGTGCGAAGGTTTCACCTCCACGTCTCCCATTCAACGGCGATTTTGCGAGGGAGATCTACTTCAGTGGTACCTTGACAGCTCCCCTTCCATCATCGGACTCACACCTCCTTGTGAGCACTACAACCTCCCTGTTTGATTGGCCAGTTGGAAGTGACTCTTGGTCTGAACTCGAGCTTTCTCATGCATGGATAGAACAGATCGTGGAATTCAATGGGCAGTTCATCGCGATGGATGATTGCTGTGAGATATACACTTTGCAGCTGTCGCCCCAGCTTGGTCTGCAGAAGATAACAACTGAGTTTGTCAGCGACCTCACCCCAAGCTCGTATGAGAAACCATGGCTGGTGGTCTGTGGCGACATGCTTCTGATGGTTTCCCGTTTTAGCACATATATTTCAGGCTGGTCAGTATTTGTAGCACACCACCTTGACATGGCAACCAACCCTAAAAAATGGGTGGCGGTAAAGCAGCTGGACAATTGCGCACTCTTTGTTGGGGGTGATGTGAGGAGCCGACCATTTTCTTGCTTGAACCCAGAACGCTGGGGAGGAAGGGACAAGTCGCTGTACTATGCGGGCCTTGACTCTTTTATTGTGCATGGGGTAGGTGATGAGCAAGATCCATCTGCTGGTCCTATGATTGAATACAATAGAAGCTGGTGTCCCAATCTTCTGCCCCTCTGGGTATATCCGAGCATGTTCTACTCAGATTCCCAGTGA